A genomic region of Candidatus Zixiibacteriota bacterium contains the following coding sequences:
- a CDS encoding sigma-70 family RNA polymerase sigma factor: protein MVNERQSKSTDEKLIRSALAGEQQAYQGLLERYQKTVFHIVVRIIRNADDAQDLVQETFMRAFNTLESYRSEFRFSTWLCKIAANCSIDYLRKKKIKAFSMDKPLQTKNGSMEIELEDHSANPEEKLLRKQRLMSIEDAIGELPEKYREVIVYRHHDDKSYEEIAGILGVPIGTVKARIFRARELLKKKLKY from the coding sequence ATGGTGAATGAAAGGCAGTCGAAAAGCACCGATGAGAAATTGATCAGGAGTGCGCTGGCGGGTGAACAGCAGGCTTACCAGGGACTTCTTGAGCGTTACCAGAAAACCGTTTTTCATATCGTGGTGAGGATCATCCGCAATGCCGATGATGCCCAGGATCTGGTGCAGGAGACTTTCATGCGGGCTTTCAATACCCTCGAGAGTTACCGCTCGGAATTCCGATTTTCCACCTGGCTCTGCAAGATAGCGGCCAACTGCTCGATCGATTACCTGCGCAAGAAGAAGATCAAAGCTTTTTCTATGGATAAGCCGCTTCAGACCAAAAATGGTTCCATGGAAATAGAACTCGAAGACCATTCAGCCAATCCTGAAGAAAAGCTGTTGCGTAAACAGCGCCTGATGAGTATCGAAGACGCGATCGGGGAGCTTCCCGAAAAGTATCGGGAAGTGATCGTCTACCGTCACCACGACGACAAATCCTATGAGGAAATTGCTGGTATTTTGGGGGTTCCGATCGGCACGGTCAAGGCGCGTATCTTCCGCGCCCGCGAGCTTCTCAAGAAAAAGCTTAAGTATTGA